Proteins co-encoded in one Candidatus Blochmannia sp. SNP genomic window:
- the ribA gene encoding GTP cyclohydrolase II, whose amino-acid sequence MRLKRVTEAKLPTIWGNFLVVGFEEKFTGHNHVALIYGDITGSDPVLTRIHSECLTGDALFSSRCDCGFQLKTALHCITEEKRGILIYHRQEGRNIGLLNKIRAYALQDSGADTVEANQCLGFAPDERDFTICADILKLLCVKKIRILTNNPKKVEILNTSCINITERIPLIVGRNPENSRYLDTKASKLGHLLITNQK is encoded by the coding sequence ATGCGACTTAAGCGTGTAACAGAAGCAAAATTACCAACAATTTGGGGCAATTTTTTAGTAGTAGGATTTGAAGAAAAATTCACCGGACATAATCATGTCGCATTAATATACGGAGATATCACTGGATCAGATCCAGTATTAACACGAATACATTCTGAATGCTTAACAGGTGACGCCTTATTTAGTTCACGCTGTGACTGTGGATTTCAATTAAAAACAGCATTACATTGTATTACAGAAGAAAAACGTGGTATTTTAATCTATCATCGGCAAGAAGGACGCAACATAGGATTGTTAAATAAAATTCGTGCGTATGCATTACAAGATAGCGGAGCTGACACAGTAGAAGCAAACCAATGTCTAGGATTTGCTCCTGATGAGCGAGACTTCACTATTTGTGCAGATATTTTAAAATTATTATGCGTAAAAAAAATACGTATTTTAACAAATAATCCAAAAAAAGTAGAAATTTTAAATACATCATGTATTAACATCACAGAACGAATTCCGTTAATAGTAGGAAGAAACCCAGAAAATTCTAGATATTTAGATACTAAAGCATCTAAATTAGGACACTTATTAATAACTAATCAGAAATAA
- the hspQ gene encoding heat shock protein HspQ: MITSKFGIGQQVRHKLLGYLGVVIDIDPEYSLEKPTLDEITKNDTLRKSPWYHVVMEDENGKPMHTYLAEVQLGYENTHIHPEQSTLDELSASIRLQLQTPRLRN; encoded by the coding sequence ATGATAACTAGTAAATTTGGAATCGGACAACAAGTTCGACATAAGTTGTTGGGATATTTGGGAGTAGTCATAGATATAGATCCAGAATATTCTCTTGAAAAACCAACTTTAGATGAAATTACAAAAAACGACACTTTACGTAAATCTCCATGGTATCATGTTGTGATGGAAGATGAAAACGGAAAACCTATGCACACTTATTTAGCAGAAGTTCAATTAGGATATGAAAATACCCATATACACCCAGAGCAAAGCACTTTAGATGAACTTTCTGCATCCATTCGTTTGCAACTTCAAACGCCCCGACTAAGAAATTGA
- a CDS encoding MBL fold metallo-hydrolase, producing MQYHIIPVTSFNQNCSIIWCEITHEAALVDPGGDTNKIRSEVNNLDVKIVKILLTHGHIDHVGSAVELKEYYSVPIIGPNKADQILLDSLVLQCNMLGVDVPNNTVTVVPDFWLKDGDMVQVGYEIFNVLHCPGHSPGHVVYWNKIQKFIIMGDVLFKENIGRTDLPGGDIKTLINSIKNKLFLLGDDITFLPGHGAQSTIGHERLNNTFVGIIR from the coding sequence ATGCAATATCATATTATACCAGTTACTTCTTTTAATCAAAATTGTTCGATAATTTGGTGTGAAATAACACATGAAGCGGCTTTGGTAGATCCTGGAGGAGACACTAATAAAATACGATCAGAGGTGAATAATTTAGATGTAAAGATAGTTAAAATTTTATTAACTCACGGCCATATTGATCATGTAGGTAGCGCGGTTGAATTAAAGGAATATTATAGTGTTCCAATAATAGGACCAAACAAAGCTGATCAGATATTGTTGGATAGTTTAGTTCTTCAATGTAATATGTTGGGTGTGGATGTTCCTAATAATACTGTTACAGTTGTTCCAGATTTTTGGTTAAAAGATGGTGATATGGTACAAGTAGGGTATGAAATTTTTAATGTGTTGCATTGCCCTGGGCATTCTCCAGGTCATGTAGTATACTGGAACAAAATACAGAAATTTATAATTATGGGGGATGTATTATTTAAAGAAAATATTGGTCGCACAGATTTGCCAGGGGGGGACATTAAAACTTTAATTAATTCTATCAAGAACAAATTATTTTTATTGGGAGATGACATTACCTTTTTACCGGGTCATGGTGCCCAATCTACGATTGGGCACGAGCGTTTAAATAATACTTTTGTAGGTATTATACGATAG
- a CDS encoding amino acid aminotransferase gives MFKSITMAPADPILGLSEIYDADKRKHKINLGIGVYIDKIKNTPVLASVKQAEEWLLKHETTKNYLSIEGMHSFNTATQCLLFGVNDDDNNSSVISKERIRTVQAPGGTGALRIAAEFIVKNTKSKRIWISSPSWVNHKNIFLAAGLEICTYPYYNNITHSLNFDELYSSLKNVKPNDVVLFHCCCHNPTGIDPNIEQWNILSELSEKNGWLPLFDLAYQGFSRGLKEDIAGLYVFCKKNAELIVCNSYSKNFGLYNERIGACTIITNNNDDSNRVLSQLRVIIRGNYSNPPAHGASIVSLILNNKNLRDIWEEELKNMREHINYMRKLFFNTLKNNNENIDFSFIKNQCGMFSFIGLNENQVMKLRNKFGVYLVGAGRINLAGLSNDNIVYVCRSIIKTLNEM, from the coding sequence ATGTTTAAATCTATTACAATGGCACCTGCCGATCCAATTCTTGGTTTATCAGAAATTTACGATGCTGACAAACGAAAACACAAAATAAATCTAGGTATAGGCGTATACATTGATAAAATTAAAAATACTCCTGTTTTAGCTAGCGTTAAACAAGCTGAAGAATGGTTATTAAAACATGAAACCACTAAAAATTATCTCAGCATAGAAGGCATGCATTCCTTTAATACAGCTACTCAGTGTTTATTATTTGGAGTAAATGATGATGATAATAATAGCTCTGTTATTTCAAAAGAACGCATAAGAACCGTTCAAGCACCTGGAGGGACTGGTGCATTACGTATAGCAGCTGAATTTATAGTAAAAAATACTAAATCCAAACGCATATGGATAAGCTCTCCCAGTTGGGTAAATCATAAAAATATTTTTCTCGCCGCAGGATTGGAAATATGTACCTATCCTTATTATAATAATATAACTCATTCACTAAATTTTGATGAATTATATTCAAGTTTAAAAAATGTTAAACCTAATGATGTGGTATTATTTCATTGTTGCTGCCATAATCCTACAGGTATCGATCCTAACATTGAACAATGGAATATTCTATCAGAATTATCGGAAAAAAACGGATGGCTGCCTTTATTTGATCTAGCTTATCAGGGATTTTCCCGTGGATTGAAAGAAGATATCGCAGGATTATATGTTTTCTGTAAAAAAAATGCAGAATTGATAGTATGCAATTCTTATTCAAAAAATTTCGGATTATATAATGAAAGAATAGGAGCATGTACTATAATAACTAACAATAACGATGATTCAAATCGAGTGTTAAGTCAATTGCGTGTCATCATTCGCGGTAATTACTCTAACCCACCAGCTCATGGTGCATCTATTGTTTCTTTAATATTAAACAATAAAAACTTGCGCGATATATGGGAAGAAGAACTAAAAAATATGCGAGAACATATTAATTATATGCGAAAATTATTTTTTAATACTTTAAAAAATAATAATGAAAATATAGACTTCAGTTTTATTAAAAACCAATGTGGAATGTTTTCTTTTATAGGATTAAATGAAAATCAAGTAATGAAATTACGAAATAAATTCGGAGTATACCTAGTAGGTGCTGGTAGAATTAATTTAGCTGGATTATCAAATGATAATATTGTTTATGTATGTAGATCTATTATTAAAACTCTGAATGAAATGTAA
- the lpxL gene encoding LpxL/LpxP family Kdo(2)-lipid IV(A) lauroyl/palmitoleoyl acyltransferase, whose translation MKKLPVFNYSFLHPRFWLIWLGIGTLYILVLLPYPIIHYLGTRIGRITKYFMLNRMRIIRRNLELCFPNLPNQEQKDLFNKNCESIGMGIFETGMAWFWSEHRIKRWFKINGLKNIIQAQQKNKGILLIGMHFFTLELGARILGIINPGIGVYRPNNNPLLDWLQTKGRLRSNKMMLDRANIKGMIKALKNGEIVWYAPDHDYGYKNSVFVPLFAVSNAASTIGTYILTKIAKPAIVPFVARRLPNVIGYELLILPNKQDEIPIETNIDMIKYINKVVEQVILLAPDQYMWLHRRFKTRPPGEPSLY comes from the coding sequence ATGAAGAAGCTTCCAGTTTTTAATTATTCTTTTTTGCACCCACGATTTTGGTTAATTTGGTTAGGAATAGGAACATTATATATTTTAGTACTGCTTCCCTACCCTATAATACACTATCTTGGCACTAGAATTGGTCGTATTACAAAATATTTTATGCTAAATCGCATGCGTATAATTCGCCGAAATTTAGAACTCTGTTTTCCTAATTTACCAAATCAAGAGCAAAAAGATTTATTCAACAAAAATTGTGAATCAATAGGCATGGGAATATTCGAAACTGGAATGGCTTGGTTTTGGTCAGAACATAGAATTAAACGTTGGTTTAAAATTAATGGACTAAAAAATATAATACAAGCACAACAAAAAAATAAAGGTATATTACTAATTGGAATGCATTTTTTTACTTTAGAATTAGGGGCTCGAATTTTGGGTATAATAAATCCAGGCATTGGTGTTTATCGTCCCAACAATAATCCGTTATTAGATTGGCTACAAACTAAGGGGAGATTAAGATCTAATAAAATGATGTTAGATCGCGCTAATATTAAAGGCATGATTAAAGCCTTAAAAAATGGTGAAATTGTTTGGTATGCACCGGACCATGATTATGGATATAAAAATAGTGTATTTGTTCCCTTATTCGCAGTATCAAATGCTGCAAGTACAATCGGGACCTATATACTCACAAAAATAGCTAAACCTGCAATTGTTCCTTTTGTAGCACGTAGATTACCTAATGTTATCGGATATGAATTATTAATTTTACCAAACAAACAAGACGAAATACCTATAGAAACAAATATTGACATGATCAAATATATTAATAAAGTCGTCGAACAAGTAATTCTATTAGCTCCTGATCAATATATGTGGCTACATCGTAGATTTAAAACCCGTCCACCTGGAGAACCTTCTTTATATTAA
- a CDS encoding TusE/DsrC/DsvC family sulfur relay protein: protein MKYSQINASINEQGYLIHVEDWNEDIAIYLAKLEGITLNTIHWEIIYFVRKFYMEFNALPKIRILINAIALKYGKEKGNSQFLIRLFPKGSAAQKIAKISGLPKPIKCL from the coding sequence GTGAAATACAGCCAAATAAATGCTAGCATTAATGAGCAAGGCTATTTGATACATGTCGAAGACTGGAATGAAGACATTGCTATTTACTTAGCTAAACTAGAAGGCATTACACTGAATACAATACATTGGGAAATTATATATTTCGTACGAAAATTCTACATGGAATTCAACGCGTTACCAAAAATCAGAATATTAATTAATGCTATAGCACTTAAATATGGTAAAGAAAAAGGAAATAGCCAATTTCTTATTCGATTATTTCCAAAAGGGTCTGCAGCTCAAAAAATTGCAAAAATTTCAGGTCTTCCTAAACCCATTAAATGCTTATAG
- the asnS gene encoding asparagine--tRNA ligase codes for MNVVSVADILYGYISKNTEVTIQGWIRTRRDSKAKISFLDIYDGSCIDPLQIIAYNNLYNYKNEILHLTSGCSVTIDGIVSESIGTKQRVEVIAKNIKILGWIENPGTYPITAKNHTMKYLREVSHLRPRTNIIGAVARIRHTLSQAIHNFMHKQGFIWVPTPIITAYDTEGNGKMFCVSTSKSQKVLYNSKEKTNTYDAHNFFGKEAFLTVSGQLNAEAYACALSKVYTFGPTFRAEYSNTNRHLSEFWMIEPEAAFMTLDDIIVLAESLLKDIIVILLKERSDDIKYFIDKIDKNIITRLENFTNIKFNCIEYTEAIKLLKISNKQFNIPVHWGIDLFSEHEKYLSEEYFKSPVIVKNYPKNIKAFYMRLNDDNQTVASMDILVPGIGEIIGGSQREERLSSLDQRLQENNLTQENYWWYRDLRRYGTVPHSGFGLGFERLMIYVTGIKNIRDVIPFPRAPKNINF; via the coding sequence ATGAATGTAGTATCAGTAGCAGATATATTGTACGGTTATATATCAAAAAATACTGAAGTTACTATACAGGGTTGGATTCGAACCCGGCGTGATTCTAAAGCTAAAATTTCCTTTCTTGATATCTACGATGGTTCTTGCATAGACCCACTACAAATAATTGCATACAATAATTTATATAATTATAAAAACGAAATATTACATTTGACTAGTGGTTGCTCAGTTACAATTGATGGGATCGTATCCGAATCCATTGGGACGAAGCAACGTGTTGAAGTAATTGCAAAAAATATTAAAATACTAGGATGGATAGAAAACCCTGGCACTTACCCAATAACAGCTAAAAACCACACTATGAAGTATCTACGTGAAGTTTCTCATCTAAGACCACGTACCAATATAATTGGAGCCGTTGCACGCATCAGACACACATTATCACAGGCTATCCATAACTTTATGCACAAGCAAGGATTTATATGGGTTCCTACCCCTATAATTACCGCATACGATACCGAAGGAAATGGAAAAATGTTCTGTGTTTCTACTTCAAAGAGTCAGAAAGTTTTATATAATTCAAAAGAAAAAACGAATACTTATGACGCCCATAATTTCTTTGGTAAAGAAGCTTTTTTAACAGTATCAGGTCAATTAAATGCTGAAGCCTATGCTTGTGCATTATCAAAAGTATACACTTTTGGTCCAACTTTTAGAGCAGAATATTCCAATACCAATCGTCATTTATCAGAATTTTGGATGATAGAACCAGAAGCAGCATTTATGACTTTAGATGATATTATTGTTTTAGCAGAATCTTTACTTAAAGATATCATCGTAATACTCCTTAAAGAACGTTCCGATGATATAAAATATTTTATCGATAAAATAGATAAGAATATTATTACCCGATTAGAAAATTTCACTAATATTAAATTTAACTGTATAGAGTATACTGAGGCAATAAAATTATTAAAAATATCTAATAAACAATTTAATATTCCAGTACATTGGGGAATAGATTTATTCTCTGAACATGAAAAATATTTATCAGAAGAATATTTTAAATCTCCCGTAATAGTAAAAAATTATCCAAAAAATATCAAAGCTTTCTACATGCGTTTAAATGATGATAACCAAACTGTAGCATCTATGGATATTTTAGTACCTGGAATTGGAGAAATAATTGGAGGTTCACAGAGAGAAGAAAGGTTATCATCATTAGATCAAAGATTACAAGAGAACAATTTAACACAAGAAAATTATTGGTGGTATCGTGATTTAAGACGATACGGAACAGTACCTCACTCAGGATTCGGACTAGGTTTTGAAAGATTAATGATATATGTTACAGGAATAAAAAATATCAGAGATGTTATCCCTTTTCCTAGAGCGCCAAAAAATATTAATTTTTAA
- the fabA gene encoding bifunctional 3-hydroxydecanoyl-ACP dehydratase/trans-2-decenoyl-ACP isomerase has translation MINKRESYTKEDLLASSRGELFGKNGPTLPAPNMLMMDRVIKMTKNGGNYNKGFIEAELDIQSDMWFFNCHFIKDPVMPGCLGLDAMWQLVGFYLGWLGGEGKGRALGVKEVKFTGQILPTSKKVTYLIHFRRIINRKLTMGMADGEVLCDGKIIYTATDLKVGLFKKNTIF, from the coding sequence ATGATTAATAAGCGTGAATCATATACAAAGGAAGATCTATTAGCTTCTAGCAGAGGTGAGCTATTTGGCAAAAATGGACCTACACTGCCAGCTCCTAATATGCTTATGATGGATCGAGTAATAAAAATGACTAAAAATGGAGGAAATTATAATAAAGGATTTATAGAAGCAGAATTAGATATTCAATCAGATATGTGGTTTTTTAATTGTCATTTCATAAAAGACCCAGTTATGCCGGGATGTTTAGGGTTAGATGCTATGTGGCAGTTAGTAGGGTTCTACCTTGGGTGGCTTGGAGGAGAGGGAAAAGGCCGTGCTTTAGGGGTAAAAGAAGTTAAGTTTACTGGTCAAATTTTGCCTACATCTAAAAAAGTTACTTATCTTATTCATTTCCGTAGAATTATTAACAGAAAACTAACTATGGGTATGGCTGATGGTGAAGTATTATGTGATGGAAAAATAATTTATACCGCAACTGACTTAAAAGTTGGATTATTCAAAAAAAATACAATATTCTGA
- the pgsA gene encoding CDP-diacylglycerol--glycerol-3-phosphate 3-phosphatidyltransferase → MDFINIPTYLTLFRVVVAPLFTMLFYLPMSWAPMVCTVTFFVAAMTDWFDGFLARRWKQTTSFGKFLDPVADKVMIIAALVLIAEHFHVWWVTLPASSIIIREVIILALREWVAGIGSSSNGIEVSWISKIKTCIQMSALTALLWSPYEWIVITGVIALYISVLLTFWSMCAYLYYAWHNLCSC, encoded by the coding sequence ATGGATTTTATTAATATACCAACATATCTTACTTTATTTCGAGTTGTTGTGGCACCATTGTTTACAATGCTATTTTATTTACCCATGAGTTGGGCACCGATGGTATGCACTGTTACATTTTTTGTTGCAGCTATGACAGATTGGTTTGATGGATTTCTAGCTCGTCGTTGGAAACAAACTACTAGTTTTGGTAAATTTTTAGATCCAGTAGCAGATAAAGTGATGATAATTGCAGCACTTGTTTTAATAGCTGAGCATTTTCATGTGTGGTGGGTTACATTACCAGCTTCTAGTATAATTATTCGTGAAGTTATTATATTAGCATTGCGTGAATGGGTAGCGGGAATTGGTAGTAGTAGTAATGGAATTGAAGTGTCTTGGATTAGTAAAATTAAAACATGTATACAAATGTCAGCCTTAACCGCATTACTGTGGAGTCCTTATGAATGGATAGTGATTACAGGAGTTATCGCGTTATATATTTCGGTTTTATTAACGTTTTGGTCTATGTGTGCTTATTTATATTATGCGTGGCATAACTTATGTAGTTGTTGA
- a CDS encoding enoyl-ACP reductase FabI — MALLSNKRILITGMASHRSIAYGIAQALYREGAELAFTYHTNKLKLRVQDLSKNFGSDIILPCDVSEDFYIDQLFIELKKKWLTFDGFVHAIAFAPTEQLQGDYIDTVTREGFALSHSIGSYSFVGIAKACRNMLNDKASLVTLTYLGSMRAIPNYNVMGLVKASLEANTRYMANAMGPEGIRVNAISCGPVRTLASSGIKNFKKMLSSFQRQSPMRRNISIEEIGNVAAFLCSNLSSGITGEIIYVDGGFNIVSAIGDEK, encoded by the coding sequence ATGGCGTTACTTAGTAATAAACGGATTTTAATTACTGGAATGGCTAGTCATCGCTCAATAGCCTATGGTATTGCTCAGGCTTTATATAGAGAAGGAGCCGAATTAGCTTTTACTTATCATACCAATAAATTAAAATTAAGAGTACAAGATTTGTCTAAAAATTTTGGTTCTGATATTATATTACCATGTGATGTATCTGAGGATTTTTATATAGATCAATTATTTATTGAATTGAAAAAAAAATGGTTAACTTTTGATGGGTTTGTTCATGCGATAGCATTTGCTCCTACTGAACAGTTGCAAGGTGATTATATTGATACTGTTACTCGTGAAGGTTTTGCGTTATCTCATAGTATCGGTTCTTATAGTTTTGTGGGAATAGCTAAAGCATGTAGAAATATGTTAAATGATAAAGCATCTTTAGTTACGTTGACTTATTTGGGATCTATGCGTGCTATACCTAATTATAATGTAATGGGATTAGTTAAAGCTTCGTTAGAAGCTAATACTCGTTATATGGCTAATGCTATGGGACCAGAAGGAATTCGTGTTAATGCTATTTCTTGTGGGCCTGTGCGTACTTTAGCTTCTTCTGGTATTAAGAATTTTAAAAAGATGTTATCATCCTTTCAGAGGCAATCACCTATGCGTCGTAATATTTCTATAGAAGAAATTGGAAATGTTGCGGCATTTTTGTGTTCTAATTTATCATCTGGAATTACTGGGGAAATAATTTATGTTGATGGTGGGTTTAATATTGTTTCCGCTATAGGTGATGAAAAATGA
- the rne gene encoding ribonuclease E, whose translation MKRMLINATQQEELRVALVDGQRLYDLDIETIGHEQKKANIYKGKIIRIEPSLEAVFVDYGAERHGFLPIREITREYFLYSSSSYNKFNIKEILYEGQELLVQVDKEERGNKGAALTTFISLAGSYLVLMPNSPKSGGISRRIEGNDRVELKETLSTLNLPEGMSLIIRTAGVGKSIEALEWDLTSLLQHWETIQDTAANQLAPFLIHQDSNVIVRAFRDYLRPDIGEILIDNPKILNVAKEHLISLGRSDFAKKIKSYNGDIPLFSHYQIESQIESAFQREVRLLSGGSIVIDTTEALTAIDINSSRSTKGLDIEDTAFNTNLEATDEIARQLRLRDVAGLIVIDFIDMISIQHQREIENNLKIAVHQDRARIQIGRISKFGLLELSRQRLSTSLGESSHYICPRCSGTGSIRDNESLSLSILRLIEEEALKNNTYEVHAIVPVVIASYLLNEKRKAISDIEQRQKGVRAIIVPYEHMKTPNYEVRRIRKGEINNKPSYLLATNQNHETIQSSGETASSIYTYNSEKPQLKTDIVPNLTSACNKIFRYKNYTLQSKSEKRIPWLNNIINYLNKKICSCISDNIKQKLLRIIKKCISWIYIKAIYKKKPSQNLNYNYKLRQNSYSKYINNNNKKNYNHNIQNTTNLSNNKKIKNYLDKNNDNMISLSKFIKNTNKTKFSPDYPNQESSIKKIINKISEQKCKKRHKQDIEHKNLKKINDLEPWIWLKTHQFKSPLNIITNRESTPININHYKTHDILHSHIFEKKTTATKLNTNLIENIKTINNTMIHYPYVDHHVITHSNKINHQEKEKNNYSYPRFIRRLRRSSRHFRINLKQRLQQRQAKNDPKKYNNAIK comes from the coding sequence ATGAAAAGAATGTTAATTAACGCTACTCAACAAGAAGAATTACGAGTAGCATTAGTAGATGGACAGCGATTATACGACCTAGATATTGAAACAATAGGTCATGAACAAAAAAAAGCAAATATTTATAAAGGTAAAATTATTCGTATAGAACCGAGTTTAGAAGCAGTATTTGTGGATTATGGAGCTGAACGACACGGATTTCTTCCGATAAGAGAAATTACTCGTGAGTATTTTCTTTATTCATCATCTTCTTATAATAAGTTTAATATTAAAGAAATTTTATACGAAGGACAAGAACTGCTTGTACAAGTAGACAAAGAAGAAAGAGGAAATAAAGGCGCTGCACTAACTACTTTTATTAGTTTAGCAGGAAGTTACTTAGTGCTTATGCCAAATAGTCCTAAATCTGGCGGAATCTCAAGACGCATTGAAGGTAATGATCGTGTAGAATTAAAAGAAACTTTATCTACTTTAAATTTACCTGAAGGAATGAGTTTAATTATTCGTACTGCTGGAGTAGGAAAATCTATTGAAGCATTAGAATGGGATTTAACTTCTCTCTTACAGCATTGGGAAACTATTCAAGATACTGCAGCTAATCAACTAGCTCCTTTTTTAATTCATCAAGACAGTAACGTTATCGTACGTGCATTTCGAGATTATTTACGGCCAGACATAGGAGAAATTTTAATTGATAATCCTAAAATTTTAAATGTAGCCAAAGAACACCTAATTTCTTTAGGTCGTTCAGACTTCGCTAAAAAAATAAAATCATATAACGGAGATATTCCTTTATTTAGTCATTATCAAATAGAATCTCAAATAGAATCAGCATTCCAGCGTGAAGTACGGTTGTTGTCTGGAGGATCAATTGTTATTGATACCACTGAAGCTTTAACAGCAATCGATATTAATTCTTCGCGTTCTACTAAAGGATTAGATATTGAAGATACAGCTTTTAATACTAATTTAGAAGCAACTGATGAAATAGCACGTCAGTTACGTCTTCGTGATGTAGCTGGCTTAATTGTTATAGATTTTATAGATATGATCTCAATTCAACATCAACGGGAAATTGAAAATAACTTAAAAATAGCAGTACATCAGGATCGTGCTCGCATTCAGATAGGACGTATTTCTAAATTTGGTTTATTAGAATTATCTAGACAACGACTAAGCACATCATTAGGAGAATCAAGTCATTATATTTGCCCACGTTGTAGTGGCACAGGTAGTATTCGTGATAATGAATCTTTATCCTTATCCATTTTACGTTTAATTGAAGAAGAAGCGCTAAAAAACAATACCTATGAAGTACACGCTATCGTTCCGGTAGTTATCGCCTCGTATTTGCTTAATGAGAAGCGAAAAGCTATTAGCGATATAGAACAACGACAAAAAGGAGTACGAGCTATTATAGTTCCTTATGAACACATGAAAACTCCAAATTATGAGGTACGACGTATACGCAAAGGAGAAATAAATAATAAACCAAGTTATTTATTAGCAACAAACCAAAATCACGAAACAATTCAATCATCAGGAGAAACAGCGTCTTCAATTTACACTTATAATTCAGAAAAACCACAACTAAAAACAGATATCGTTCCAAATTTAACATCTGCTTGCAATAAAATTTTCCGTTATAAAAATTATACGCTGCAATCTAAATCAGAAAAAAGAATTCCATGGCTTAATAATATTATAAATTATTTAAATAAAAAAATTTGTTCATGTATTAGCGATAATATAAAACAAAAATTGTTAAGAATAATAAAAAAATGTATCAGTTGGATATATATTAAAGCTATATATAAAAAAAAACCATCCCAAAATTTAAATTATAATTATAAATTACGTCAAAACTCTTATTCTAAATATATTAATAACAATAATAAAAAAAATTACAACCATAACATACAAAATACAACTAACTTAAGTAATAATAAAAAAATAAAAAATTACCTCGATAAAAACAATGACAATATGATATCTCTATCAAAATTTATTAAAAATACCAACAAAACTAAATTTAGTCCTGATTATCCTAATCAGGAATCATCCATTAAAAAAATAATAAACAAAATATCTGAACAAAAATGTAAAAAAAGGCATAAACAGGATATTGAACATAAAAACTTAAAAAAAATAAACGATTTAGAACCTTGGATATGGTTAAAAACACATCAATTTAAATCTCCCTTGAATATAATAACAAACAGAGAATCAACGCCTATAAACATAAACCATTATAAAACACATGATATACTACATTCCCATATTTTTGAAAAAAAAACCACGGCTACTAAACTAAATACTAACCTTATTGAAAATATTAAAACTATTAACAATACTATGATACACTATCCATATGTCGATCATCATGTTATTACACATTCTAATAAAATAAATCACCAAGAAAAAGAAAAAAACAACTATAGTTATCCACGATTTATTCGTCGATTACGTCGTTCTTCTCGTCATTTTCGTATAAATCTCAAACAACGCTTACAACAACGGCAGGCTAAAAATGATCCTAAAAAATACAATAATGCTATTAAATGA